Proteins from a genomic interval of Salinivibrio kushneri:
- the flhA gene encoding flagellar biosynthesis protein FlhA, producing the protein MLKANWRLPFSDKVPYHRLGAMPAIGAPALVLATLAMVVLPVPPMLLDLMFSFNIALSLVVLLVTIYTRRPLEFAAFPAVLLIATLMRLALNVASTRVVLLYGHEGPDAAGQVIGAFGSVVIGGNYAVGLVVFLILMIINFMVVTKGAGRISEVTARFTLDALPGKQMAIDADLNAGLIDQEQARSRRQEVTQEADFYGSMDGASKFVKGDAIAGILILFINIVGGLSIGMGQHDLGFSEALEVYTLLTIGDGLVAQIPSLLLSIGAAIMVTRQNTEEDMGQQVVFQLFDNPRALMIATGILTVMGLVPGMPHLPFLLLAVICGGLAYWKYKQYQKAQQAPEQTDLPEAAPATPKELSWDDVQPVDVIGLEVGYRLIAMVDRDQGGELLDRVKGVRKKLSQDFGFLIPPVHIRDNLELPPHNYRITLMGVAVGEADVHPQHELAINPGQVFGPIDGEPTQDPAFGLEAVWIEPSQREHAQALGYTVVDSATVLATHLSQMLTNNAERLLGHEEAQNLVDMLGKQVPRLVEGLIPDQIPLSVLVKVLQNLLSEAIPIRDIRTIVQTMAEYTGKSQDPDILTAAVRIALRRLIVQEINGSAPELPVITLVPELEQMLHKTMQASGGESTGIEPGLAERLQSSLADATQQQELQGEPAVLLTSGVLRATLAKFVKNTIPTLRVLSYQEVPDEKQIRIVNAVGNN; encoded by the coding sequence ATGTTAAAAGCCAACTGGCGATTGCCATTTTCTGACAAAGTGCCTTACCACAGGTTAGGAGCGATGCCGGCTATCGGTGCGCCAGCACTGGTATTAGCGACCTTAGCGATGGTGGTGCTTCCTGTCCCGCCCATGCTGCTCGATTTAATGTTCTCGTTTAACATTGCATTGTCGCTGGTGGTACTGCTGGTCACCATTTACACAAGGCGTCCACTTGAGTTTGCGGCTTTCCCGGCGGTGCTGCTGATCGCAACGTTAATGCGGCTGGCTCTTAACGTTGCTTCCACGCGTGTGGTTTTGCTTTATGGGCACGAGGGCCCGGATGCAGCAGGCCAAGTGATTGGTGCTTTTGGCTCGGTGGTCATTGGCGGTAACTATGCTGTGGGTTTGGTGGTCTTTCTTATCTTGATGATCATTAACTTCATGGTCGTCACTAAAGGTGCGGGCCGTATTTCAGAAGTGACCGCGCGTTTTACCTTGGATGCCTTGCCGGGTAAACAAATGGCGATTGATGCCGACTTAAACGCGGGGCTCATCGACCAAGAGCAAGCCCGGTCACGACGCCAAGAAGTCACGCAAGAAGCGGATTTCTACGGCTCGATGGATGGTGCGTCTAAATTCGTCAAAGGCGATGCCATCGCCGGTATTTTGATCCTTTTCATCAACATTGTGGGTGGTTTGTCGATCGGGATGGGGCAGCATGACTTAGGGTTTTCCGAAGCACTAGAAGTCTATACCTTATTGACCATTGGTGATGGTCTGGTTGCACAAATACCGTCGTTGCTGCTGTCGATAGGCGCCGCCATTATGGTGACGCGACAAAACACCGAAGAAGACATGGGACAGCAGGTGGTGTTCCAGCTGTTTGATAATCCGCGTGCGTTGATGATTGCCACCGGTATTTTGACGGTGATGGGGTTGGTGCCGGGCATGCCGCATTTGCCTTTCTTACTGCTGGCAGTGATTTGTGGTGGCCTAGCGTACTGGAAATACAAACAATATCAAAAAGCGCAACAAGCACCGGAGCAAACCGATCTTCCTGAGGCCGCTCCCGCCACGCCGAAAGAGCTATCGTGGGACGATGTGCAGCCGGTGGATGTTATCGGGCTAGAGGTAGGATATCGTCTGATTGCCATGGTCGATCGTGATCAGGGCGGCGAGCTGCTCGACCGAGTCAAAGGTGTACGCAAAAAACTGTCGCAAGATTTTGGTTTTTTGATCCCACCCGTACACATTCGCGACAACCTTGAGCTGCCACCCCATAACTATCGCATCACCTTAATGGGGGTCGCGGTTGGAGAGGCCGACGTCCACCCTCAACATGAACTTGCCATTAACCCAGGTCAAGTATTTGGCCCTATCGACGGAGAGCCAACCCAAGATCCGGCTTTCGGCCTTGAGGCGGTTTGGATTGAGCCTAGCCAACGGGAGCATGCGCAAGCACTCGGTTATACCGTGGTTGACTCTGCCACTGTGTTGGCCACTCACCTTAGCCAGATGCTGACTAACAACGCCGAGCGTTTATTGGGTCACGAGGAAGCGCAAAACTTGGTGGATATGTTAGGTAAGCAGGTACCGCGCTTGGTTGAAGGACTGATCCCGGATCAAATCCCGCTCAGTGTGTTAGTCAAAGTGCTGCAGAACTTGCTCAGTGAAGCGATCCCTATCCGTGATATTCGCACCATCGTGCAAACCATGGCCGAGTATACCGGCAAGAGTCAAGATCCTGACATTTTAACCGCTGCGGTCAGGATTGCACTGCGTCGTCTGATCGTTCAAGAAATCAATGGCAGCGCCCCTGAACTGCCAGTGATCACCCTTGTTCCTGAACTGGAACAGATGTTGCATAAAACCATGCAGGCATCGGGTGGCGAGTCGACCGGGATTGAGCCGGGTTTGGCTGAGCGATTGCAATCCTCATTGGCTGACGCGACACAGCAGCAAGAGTTGCAAGGCGAGCCG
- the flhB gene encoding flagellar biosynthesis protein FlhB, giving the protein MAESEGQERTEDATPRRQEQAREKGQVPRSRELASVSVLVVGAISLMWFGQALGEALMALMTRLFSLSRAEIFDSSELMLVVVGELLHLILPLGLILIVLFISGLVGAAGLGGVSFSWEAARPKLSKMSPLSGFKRMFGTQGLVELLKSVLKVVLVAGVAAYLVYINLEDFFELTIDTFPSNLYHALDILLNFVLLVCCSLLVVVVIDVPFQIWQHNEQLKMTKQEVKDEHKETEGSPEVKGRIRMLQREMAQRRMMADVPQADVVVTNPEHYSVALRYNSDMDSAPVVIAKGSDFTALKIREIAAEYDIAIVPAPPLARALYFSTELEQQIPDGLFTAVAQVLAYVFQLKQYKKGRGRRPTRPDDAYLPIPTDLQHD; this is encoded by the coding sequence ATGGCAGAGAGCGAAGGTCAGGAAAGAACAGAAGACGCCACACCCCGAAGGCAGGAGCAGGCGCGGGAAAAGGGCCAAGTACCGCGCTCAAGAGAACTGGCTTCGGTTTCCGTATTGGTCGTTGGTGCCATCAGTTTGATGTGGTTCGGACAAGCGCTGGGCGAAGCCTTGATGGCATTAATGACGCGCCTATTCTCTTTGTCACGCGCCGAGATCTTTGACAGCTCAGAGCTGATGCTGGTGGTGGTCGGTGAGCTACTGCATTTGATTCTGCCACTTGGGCTGATCTTGATTGTGCTCTTTATCTCCGGCCTCGTAGGGGCGGCCGGGCTCGGTGGGGTGAGTTTCTCGTGGGAGGCTGCACGGCCTAAACTGTCGAAAATGAGTCCGCTTTCTGGCTTTAAACGCATGTTTGGTACCCAGGGATTGGTCGAGTTATTGAAGTCGGTTCTCAAAGTCGTGTTGGTGGCGGGTGTGGCCGCATACTTGGTTTATATCAACCTAGAGGACTTCTTCGAGCTGACCATTGATACCTTCCCCAGCAACCTCTATCACGCGCTCGATATATTACTTAACTTCGTTCTGTTGGTGTGCTGCTCCCTGTTGGTTGTGGTGGTCATTGATGTGCCGTTTCAAATTTGGCAACACAATGAGCAGCTCAAAATGACCAAACAGGAGGTCAAAGACGAGCATAAAGAAACCGAGGGCAGCCCAGAAGTGAAAGGGCGAATTCGCATGTTGCAGCGGGAAATGGCCCAGCGCCGAATGATGGCTGACGTGCCCCAAGCGGATGTGGTGGTCACTAACCCTGAACATTATTCCGTGGCGTTGCGCTACAACAGTGATATGGATAGCGCGCCCGTGGTGATCGCCAAAGGGTCCGACTTTACCGCATTGAAAATACGAGAAATTGCCGCTGAATATGATATTGCCATCGTTCCTGCTCCCCCGCTGGCGCGGGCATTGTATTTTAGCACGGAGCTTGAGCAACAGATCCCTGACGGTTTGTTTACCGCCGTCGCTCAGGTTCTTGCGTATGTCTTCCAGTTAAAGCAATACAAAAAGGGACGAGGTCGACGGCCCACGCGTCCTGATGACGCTTATTTACCTATCCCTACCGATTTACAACATGACTAA
- the fliR gene encoding flagellar biosynthetic protein FliR: protein MEYPASVLLSWMANYFWPFTRISSMMMAMTFFGARFVPVRIRLYLSLAITFAVMPALPAVPENIELVSFAGFTVLAQQVVIGVAMGMVTQFITQTFVVLGQILGMQSSLGFASMVDPANGQNTPLLGQFYLFLAVMLFLATDGHLKMLNLVVMSFDTLPIGEMIGAADYRSLAQWFGIMFKVALSISLAGVIALLVVNLSFGVMTRAAPQLNIFSLGFAFALLMGLLISWYLLFGMLTHYNNHWETGLNQVCSLIRINCE from the coding sequence ATGGAATATCCAGCCTCAGTGCTCCTGTCTTGGATGGCTAACTACTTTTGGCCCTTTACCCGTATCTCTTCGATGATGATGGCGATGACTTTCTTTGGCGCGCGATTTGTGCCAGTGAGGATCCGTCTCTACCTGTCACTGGCGATTACCTTCGCGGTGATGCCCGCGTTACCGGCCGTCCCCGAGAATATCGAGCTGGTCTCCTTTGCTGGTTTTACCGTGCTCGCGCAGCAAGTGGTCATTGGTGTGGCGATGGGGATGGTCACCCAATTTATTACGCAAACCTTTGTGGTGTTGGGACAGATTTTGGGGATGCAATCGAGCTTGGGTTTTGCGTCCATGGTCGATCCGGCCAATGGCCAGAATACCCCCTTGCTGGGGCAGTTTTACTTATTTTTGGCGGTGATGTTGTTTCTCGCCACGGATGGGCATTTAAAAATGCTTAACCTAGTGGTGATGAGCTTTGATACCTTACCGATTGGCGAGATGATTGGTGCTGCCGACTACCGCAGTTTGGCGCAGTGGTTCGGGATCATGTTTAAAGTTGCCCTCAGTATTTCCCTAGCAGGCGTTATCGCCTTGCTGGTGGTCAACTTGTCATTTGGTGTGATGACGCGCGCCGCGCCGCAGTTGAATATTTTCTCTCTTGGCTTCGCTTTTGCATTGTTGATGGGGCTGCTGATCAGCTGGTATCTGCTGTTCGGTATGTTGACGCACTACAACAATCATTGGGAAACAGGGTTAAACCAAGTTTGTTCGCTAATTCGAATTAATTGCGAGTAG
- the fliQ gene encoding flagellar biosynthesis protein FliQ has protein sequence MAPEAFVELFQDALYLVLLLVSAIVVPGLLVGLIVAIFQAATSINEQTLSFLPRLIATFIALMFFGHWMTRMLMEYFYRLIDHIPNILY, from the coding sequence ATGGCCCCAGAAGCGTTTGTCGAGCTTTTCCAAGATGCGCTCTATCTGGTGTTGCTACTGGTTTCAGCCATTGTAGTACCCGGCTTGTTGGTGGGTCTTATCGTGGCCATCTTTCAAGCCGCGACCTCAATTAACGAGCAAACATTGAGCTTTTTGCCACGTTTGATCGCCACCTTTATTGCCTTAATGTTCTTTGGCCACTGGATGACGCGGATGTTGATGGAGTATTTCTATCGCTTGATTGATCACATCCCCAACATCCTTTACTGA
- the fliP gene encoding flagellar type III secretion system pore protein FliP (The bacterial flagellar biogenesis protein FliP forms a type III secretion system (T3SS)-type pore required for flagellar assembly.), giving the protein MTIRMLLAAWVWVAATLFTPFAVAEQEATPAQESITTESISESGEAARLDVGRNTGGGIPAVTMRVNPDGSEDYSVTLQILAIMTALGFLPAVVILMTSFTRIVVVMAILRQAMGLQQTPSNQVIIGIAMFLTLFIMSPVIDRMNTEAIQPYINEQVTAREAFDRVQVPLREFMLRQTRVKDLETFVNMSGAQVDEPEQVPMTVLIPAFVTSELKTAFQIGFMLFLPFLVIDLVVASVLMAMGMMMLSPMIVSLPFKLMLFVLVDGWNLILSTLAASFG; this is encoded by the coding sequence ATGACGATACGAATGTTATTGGCCGCTTGGGTGTGGGTGGCAGCCACCTTATTTACGCCGTTTGCTGTTGCCGAACAAGAAGCGACGCCAGCACAAGAAAGCATCACCACCGAATCGATTAGCGAAAGCGGTGAAGCGGCACGTTTAGATGTGGGCCGTAATACGGGCGGTGGGATCCCGGCGGTGACCATGCGTGTCAACCCGGATGGCAGTGAAGACTACTCGGTCACGTTACAAATTCTGGCAATCATGACCGCGTTGGGCTTTTTGCCAGCGGTTGTCATTTTAATGACGTCGTTTACCCGGATTGTGGTGGTGATGGCGATTTTGCGTCAAGCCATGGGGTTACAGCAAACGCCATCTAACCAAGTGATTATTGGCATCGCGATGTTTTTGACCTTGTTTATCATGTCACCGGTGATTGACCGAATGAATACAGAAGCGATTCAGCCCTATATCAATGAACAAGTCACTGCGCGAGAAGCGTTTGATCGGGTACAAGTGCCGCTGCGTGAGTTTATGCTTCGGCAAACGCGAGTGAAAGATTTGGAAACCTTCGTCAATATGTCGGGGGCGCAAGTGGATGAGCCTGAGCAAGTCCCGATGACGGTGCTGATCCCTGCGTTTGTGACGTCAGAGCTGAAAACCGCGTTCCAAATTGGCTTTATGTTGTTCTTGCCATTTTTGGTGATTGACTTGGTGGTGGCATCAGTCTTGATGGCGATGGGTATGATGATGCTATCGCCCATGATAGTGTCATTACCCTTCAAGTTAATGCTTTTTGTCTTGGTTGATGGGTGGAATCTTATCCTCTCCACCTTGGCAGCCAGTTTCGGCTAA
- the fliO gene encoding flagellar biosynthetic protein FliO: MNRRIWGLLLVPMPVWAAAPEVSIVTMLLSLGLVLGLIFALAWLLRRLKVPGLAQQSDGITIVSQLAVGQKERILVVDIHGEQLVVGVTANSVNVLKTLDNPIPTATSGSDKSSRFANQLSQLLNRK, translated from the coding sequence GTGAACCGACGCATTTGGGGTCTACTCCTGGTGCCCATGCCTGTTTGGGCGGCGGCGCCCGAGGTCAGTATAGTGACAATGCTGTTGTCGCTAGGATTAGTGCTAGGGCTTATCTTTGCTCTGGCCTGGTTGCTGCGACGGTTAAAAGTGCCAGGGCTGGCACAGCAAAGTGATGGCATCACGATCGTTAGCCAATTGGCTGTGGGTCAAAAGGAGCGCATTTTGGTGGTTGATATCCACGGTGAACAGTTGGTTGTCGGCGTGACAGCAAACAGCGTGAACGTGTTAAAAACACTGGATAACCCCATTCCAACTGCGACGTCAGGGTCAGATAAGTCTTCTCGCTTTGCCAATCAGCTAAGCCAACTGTTGAATCGAAAATGA
- the fliN gene encoding flagellar motor switch protein FliN encodes MDQNDVDDDWAAALAEQSDAEGSDDVQAAPLEELTDDSEQKMGADEQRKLDAILDIPVTISMEVGHTQINIRNLLQLNQGSVVELDRLAGESLDVLVNGTLIAHGEVVVVNDKFGIRLTDVISQTERIKKLR; translated from the coding sequence ATGGATCAAAATGATGTAGACGATGATTGGGCTGCAGCCCTGGCTGAGCAATCTGACGCCGAGGGCTCAGATGATGTGCAAGCGGCCCCACTTGAAGAGCTCACTGATGACAGCGAGCAAAAAATGGGGGCGGATGAACAGCGGAAACTGGACGCGATCCTTGATATTCCAGTGACCATTTCCATGGAAGTGGGGCATACGCAAATTAACATCCGTAACCTGCTTCAGCTCAACCAAGGCTCGGTGGTGGAGTTAGATAGGTTAGCTGGGGAGTCGCTCGATGTGCTGGTGAACGGCACCTTGATTGCTCATGGTGAAGTGGTGGTCGTAAACGACAAGTTTGGTATCCGCCTCACAGATGTGATTAGCCAAACTGAGCGGATTAAGAAACTACGATAG